taaaaacatttgtttaaattactgtTGTAGTTTGCTTTGTAGTTCCTATTGCGAAGAATGAGTAACGAAAGCAAAACTGGGAGACAATACAGAAAACACTGGAGCTACTCTGTTTATTTAAGTCACTGTAactaaaaagttgttttatttttgtgttggCACCAAATATAATACACCCAGCGTCGTCGTGTCAGATTATGAACGTGTATCTTTTGTACAGTTATATATCAGTGCAGTGGATAAGTTAAGAGTTGAAAGGAAATATACGATCTGTATCAAAAGTGGCTTTACAATGTTGTGCAAAAACATCACAAGCATATTCTACATACAACGGGTTTCAAATATATTGGGacgaaattgttaaaataagttgCGGTTACAAGACAGTAGGTATAGGTAGAACAACCACGTTTATATATCGAAATAGGGCAaagtttttagttaaatactATGTGTTGTTTTTGTCCAGATACATTTCTTACGTAAACGCTTTTAAAATGGacaatgttttatacatttacaatttgtagaaaataaatggttattattaattacaatAACCGTTTTATATAGCTGTGAAAGCAACACCAAATTAATTATTCaatatatagtttgtttttttcgaagaaaatagaacagaTAATCAATTTATGAAGGATatggttattattttaaattttgttttaagtttgcaaaacaaaagtataCACGAAGTTATTAATCAAAAAACGAgaacagtttttatataaatctaCATATTCAGACTAGCTACCGAAGTGATATAATAACGACCTGCTTACATAATCTACAATAAAGAAACACtaagttaataaaaatgcaataGGAATGCATTACAAAGGTGAATGCAAAGTGTTTAGTAAACAATTGATGGATGATCTGCATAATCACATTTGAACatgaatgatttttttaactgcaaaatatttaatctaCGAAAGCAAATGAAGAATGGTCTTAAAGAAAACAGTTTTCTGTGTTTCGTTAAGAATTTATAACCTTTTGAGCAACCTAATCTAAGTCCCCCAAATGGCGACAATTTTCACAAATCACCTGTATGAGAAAATCAAACAGATTTTTTTGGCTAGAATCTCATCCTAAGAACTCTTGGTTATAGTATAGTAACCAGCAATAACTATCACAGATTCTACTAAGAGTTAGtcaattcatatttttttgcgAAATTTTTACGAAGtcaaaatgttatttctattccATTAATCTTGGATAAAGCAGCTTTTAATCTATGTCTAAAACATGCAGAAACCTGGTCTATAATGCAGTCTCTGTTCTGTCAAGTTTTTGCTGTGGTTGTGTAACTAACTGCGTACTGCAACTGTATATAGTTTAGTTGTTTCTATTCCTTTTCAAGCCAAGATTGTGAGGCAATTGCCGGCGTGGAACCCTTCACGTTAAATTGTTTGAGAGTAGATTCTAATTCTTGTTGATTCCCGGCAAATTAAGCAGATATGGCATTGTGCTGTGGCTCATTCATTGGATGAGATGGGGCATAATAACGGTATTTTATGCGGTGGGCATCGATACTTCAATNNNNNNNNNNNNNNNNNNNNNNNNNNNNNNNNNNNNNNNNNNNNNNNNNNNNNNNNNNNNNNNNNNNNNNNNNNNNNNNNNNNNNNNNNNNNNNNNNNNNNNNNNNNNNNNNNNNNNNNNNNNNNGTAAACAATAAAGCACCAGGTAATGTAATAAGTGGGTTTGTAATATGTCTAGTTTGCATGTCACATTGAAAAGAGCAAGAGGAGACACATAAAACTTCGTGCATCAGATTGAGCATTGTACTCAAGAGAAGAGCTTTTTTAAGCATCGTCATTTTGACCGTTGGCTTCTTATCTATGCGTTTTTAGAGTACCAGTTCGTAACTTGGTATACGGAGAAAGGAAAGTGCCCAATAGACTGTACATCCCGGGATTACAGCAGTCAAGGCAAAGCATTTTGGACTCAAAATCGAGAACTCCTAAAACCGCAATGCGAGAACTTGTTGTTGAACCTTACGAATGGAGCCTGGGTAAAGCATAAGGTATACAAACAGAGTGCATTAGAGGAAATAGTAACATCCATTTCACTTGCGAGTTAAGTTTTCCGAAGGTTTACTGGCGAAAAGATGGTAAATGTGGTGCAAAAGAAACCTTGCCTGGTGGTAAAACCGCGAGTATGTGATTCAATGGCTTGTTTTTGTCCGGATTGTTTGGATATGAGAAAGTATATCCACGCGGAAGAGGCAAAATGGAAACCGAATGACAACCGGTACGTTGATTGATTATATACTCTCTCTGGTACGACATTTTAACAGTGCACATATAAACAATACGGCGAACTTTAAGATGTAAATTACTACATATGCCAAATGTATACTGGTTTATGATAAATTGTGTAAAACGGAAGCTATGTAGTGCAAACAGTTTGGTCCTGAAATTTGAGACTATACTGTGTGTTGGTATTTCAATATATGGCCACTGCTGTAAGGCGTTATTTTGTTCATGGAAAACAAAAGGCCAAGAATTCGTGTTTGATTAATTAAGCGTGGAAAACCCGGATGTAACACTACACGCTGTATGGTTAtgacttattttaaatacgtTTGCAGGTGCCGGATGATTCGTTATAAACCACACGAAGCGTGTGCTGTGTTAAACGCCAATACAATAAGAAGGAAGTTCTATTTTGTTGGCGATTCTTTGATACGAAACACGTTCCTTGGTCTAATGATATCTTTAAGTGGTCGAACTGAAGATGGAGCAATGAAAAGATGCATAACTAAAAAAAGCAAAGTAAGGATAACATTAATTCGTTATAATACTGTTACGTTTGATAACGGGGGTTTGGTCCGGGACGCTGCTTTAACGGCCAATCGCGGGGCCCGACTGCTGTAGTCTGTTGTAAGCTACACTGATCACGACTTaactataaaaacatgtaatttaataaaaactgaataaaaacgAATGACATTAAAATACACACTAAACTGTTAAACCACATAAACCACAACTAGATACCACAACAACTCGATACAACAAAAACTCGATACGGCTTTCACTGGATAAAACAGTTCACAATTAATACAACCTTTCGTCAACACGGTACAACAAGAACTCCCAGATACACCCAAAACTAGAAAGAGGAAAAGCGCGTAAAGCGCGACACGTGACAAGCAGCAATTAGTCCATCGGCAATAACAGCAACAAAGGGAACACGCGGGAACGTTAAAACAATTGCGGGAAACAAGTCGTGCGTGAATAACAGTGATAAGGAAAGCAAAATACTAGGTCAAATAGTGATaaggaaaacacaaaagaaCACAAATAGTGAGAAGAAACACATTCAAAACTAAACtaacaaacaatacaaatattacgtaaataacaataaaaacagtgCGCGTGTCAATAAACTAAGTGCTAAACCCACGACATTACAATACGGATGTTCTCTTTCgaacacctcgtacccgcttacaagttataccACGTACATACCTTACTTTATGCTCGTGTGACGAGGGTGTCccgtttccccccaccctactatagagaTACAATTTTTGACAAACTGTTCATACAGAATCTGTGTCGTGGAAATCTACAGTTCATGTTATACGACTGTCTTGTTGAGACGGCCCAATCTACTGATGACGTCAGTAATACGTCATTATGCAATGGCGGGCATCGAAATTTTGACGTGGAATTCAAACCATATTTAGAAAGCAAATATTCAAACGAGTTCTACAGTTTGGTGAAAGGTCTTCTTCATCGAAATGAGACTTACATTACTGTTGGTATCGGTAAGGATAgaattatttactttatgtCTCTTCAAACGCAGTAGGACGTCTCATAAAAGTGTAACAACAAAGAGGCATAATATATAGCGACAGAACGACAATCGTTacaatatagtaaggtggtgtaagatgggacatgacTTTATTCATCTTTCTCttctcatttggtggtaaacaaagaatatttacagattataACTGTAGCCACATGACTCGAGAActttcttaattgtttaatgcaAGCCTTATTTGGTTATGTAGCAAATTAATAGTTCCAAATAAACACGACAACTTATTTTCCAGGTGTTCTGGACCACTGTGACGTGAACAAAGTAATTAACCAATTTCTTAACCCAGCGCTAATGCTGCTCAAACAAGAAAAGGCAAAGTGGCCCAAAATTACGTGGGTGCTGCCTTTAAAAGCGGGGGTAATAAGCCCTTGGAAGTATTGGGGGTTGTGTAACGTTGAAGAcggtttaaatagtttttcagCGAGAATGAGAAACTTTCTGGacataaatgaaataaagaCGTTTGATTTTAGAAAGTTAACTACATTTGTTCATAGTTACGACGGAACGCATTATGGCATGGGAGTTAACATTATGAAAGCGCAAATTTGGTTAAATTATATGGcgactgttttataaaaagaatagGTTTTTATAGAGACAGGTTTTTATAAGTTGGCAAATcgttttttcttatttaaagACGTGACAAAATGCCAACTTGCGTTTATtaagtagggttggggaagtcGATGGAACGTGGTTTAAACAACAGCCTATCTATGAAGCTCTTTAACAGGCGGTTTTCCTAAATTTTTTAacgatctttgtttactaccaaatgaaacggtAAAAgggagtgaaaaggtgtcccgtcttcccacCCTTACAATACATTACCAGTGTTCGTGTAAAACACTATGCATTTAAAATCTATCCACAGATGGGAACCATATTACCGCCTTGTGGTATACTCACATGCATAAAACtgtacttttaaaaacatttgtttaaattactgtTGTAGTTGCCTATTGCGAAGAATGAGTAACGAAAGCAAAACTGGGAGACAATACAGAAAACACTGGAGCTACTCTGTTTATTTAAGTCACTGTAactaaaaagttgttttatttttgtgttggCACCAAATATAATACACCCAGCGTCGTCGTGTCAGATTATGAACGTGTATCTTTTGTACAGTTATATATCAGTGCAGTGGATAAGTTAAGAGTTGAAAGGAAATATACGATCTGTATCAAAAGTGGCTTTACAATGTTGTGCAAAAACATCACAAGCATATTCTACATACAACGGGTTTCAAATATATTGGGacgaaattgttaaaataagttgCGGTTACAAGACAGTAGGTATAGGTAGAATAACCACGTTTATATATCGAAATAGGGCAaagtttttagttaaatactATGTGTTGTTTTTGTCCAGATACATTTCTTacgtaaacattttaaaaatggacaatgttttatacatttacaaTTTGTAGAAAAGAAATGgttattattaattacaatAACCGTTTTATATAGCTGTGAAAGTAACATCAAATTAATTATTCaatatatagtttgttttttttcaaagaaaatagaacagaTAATGAATTTATGAAGTCTTAGCATAtggattattattttaaattttgtcttaagtttgcaaaacaaaaatatacacatcgttgttgataaaaaaacgagagtttttttatataaatctaCATATTCAAACTAGCTACCGAAGTGATATAATAACGATCTGCTTACATAATCTACAATAAAGAAACACtaagttaataaaaatgcaataGGAATGCATTACAAAGGTGAATGCAAAGTGTTTAGTAAACAATTGATGGATGATCTGCATAATCACATTTGAACatgaatgatttttttaactgcaaaatatttaatctaCGAAAGCAAATGAAGAATGGTTTCAAAGAAAGAAGGTTTTCTGTGTTTCATTGAGAATTGATCACCTTTTAAATAAGCTAATCTAAATCCCCAAAATTGCGAAATTTTCACAAATGAACTGTGTTAGAAAATCAAACAAGATTTTTTGGTCAATTTTTTTTCCGAAGAACTCATGGTTATAGTAAACAGTAGTAACCATCACAGATTCTACAAAGAGTTAGTCAAttgagatttttttgttacctTTACGAAGAAGTCAAAATGTCATTTCTATTCCATTAAACTTGGATGCAGCAGAAGTATTTAATCTAAATCTAAAACATTCAGAACTTTTGCCTATAATGCAGTCTCTGCTGTGTCAAGTTTTTGctttggtttataaaactgtaactaACCGTGTACTGCAACTGTATATAGTTCAGTGGTTTCTACTCCTTTTCAAGCCAAGATTGCGAGGCAATTGCCGGAGTGGAACCTTTTACGTTAAACTGTTTGAGTGTAGATTCTAATTCTTGTTGATTCCCGGCAAAATAAGCAGATATGGCATTGTGGAAAAGAAGCAATTGTTTCTGCATTACTTTCACCTGGAttagatttttatatataataatgatattatatttttatatattataatgatattatatattaaaagcatAAGGCCTATTTATTTACAGTGGAATATTTGTTGGAATTATAAANNNNNNNNNNNNNNNNNNNNNNNNNNNNNNNNNNNNNNNNNNNNNNNNNNGCCGATAGGAACATTTTCAGCTTACAGTTAGGCCTGGATAAAAAATTCCCAGCAattaattttctaaattacccaccatttaaaaacagtactGGCCTTTAAAGCAAAACCAACCTTAAACCCACCACCAAAAATTGTAAAGTTTTCTTTTGCTTTTGTAGGATATTTTAATagcttataaaaaaaacaaaaaaaaaacgaaactcACTCGATTTTCATCCAGAAATTGCAACTTCACGTCAACATCCGATCGTAGTTTATCATAATTTGCTTTGTGACTGTTGAATGCACCTTGTGCCACCGCTTGTTTCATTATATTGGCTTCAGTTCTTGGTGCAAGGTTTAGAGCCTCAAGCTCACTTCGATATGCATCGAACTCTAATCTGtggattttaaacaaaattgtaatacacataaataaaaattaaatgttatttaagtGTGAAAGAAGTCTTTTggtgtatttgtttttataatcttAATCTGCCGGAAAACTTCTTTCTCACTAACAATGCATACTcttggcagcaacaacatatagtGCAGGTAATGTAAGGTATTTATCCTTACGTGGTGAGGCAACGGCCGACagtataacatgagtgttctgtatcatacacTTAATGCCCACTGCCAAGTAAtaacacatatttaactttgtagggagttatttttgtattttgtttaaagtatgACCTGTAATTTACCCAAATAGTTACCTTGATGCTTCGTATCTCTTCACAGTAATAAGACTATCTTCCATTGTCTTACTACAAAGTGTGGTCACTCCACTTATAAAGAAGTTGACAGCAGCCAATAAATTCTCTCCATTCTTGGATAAAACGTGTTGCGTTTCTGAGTTGTAACGGAATTCCTCCTAAACATGAAACATCAATTATTACAATGTGTTTCCGTGTAACTACTAATTATCATCATTTGTATTTACATAAGCAGAGTACTTGTTAGGAAAAAAGTGCACTTTACTACTCAAAACAGTtgattattgtaaaaaataattcattttatttcagcAGGTCTGGAGTAATTTGCAAACATTTGTTGCAAATTCACCTGTCTTAaggtaaaaaaagtatatatataggtttagCAGTTTAGGTTTGGATATATAACAAGAAGAATAACAGAGTAAAGAAACTGTGGTGACTGAGACATCACTTGTGAAATGAcacaaaatgttttcattcagtTTCTGATACCTCATGctaaaaaatatcaacaaaaacatattaaatataccTATGTTATtccattctatgtgggtgaggtgaCAGCGTGACATGCCATGGGaactgagatttaggccatagTTGTACCGGAACTCCCAAAAAAGTCGCCAAAAGATTAATACAGAACATAAAAACAGGTCCAACCATTTACCTGCAGTTCTTGTGATTTAGCAGAGAGCTCAGCAAATGCTTCACCAAGCACTTTCTGGGTTTGGATGATATTGCTGAAGTGAGTGGCAAGGGCTCTGGCCAATGCAAGCAGGTTCTCATACCTATTTAATGAATTCAaatcattcaaaaaataattttaggcAAAAACTTTCGCCtctaaacaaaataacattcaaaatatatatccaAAAGAATACAATTCAttcaacttaatttttgttggttatgtATTTCGTGCTTTAGCTAAAActaagaatgaaaaaaaaacaggataccaaatggaacaaggtGAAATATAATTGcgcttaaataaatatttgccgAGATATTGTAATAAAGGAACTATACAAACAACGTAACTACTTAAGATAAAGCCATAGAATgaacataatgtttattgGTTTTTGGGGGTGGTATTGTAATAAAAGATCTAACATACGATACATGTAAAAATGCCAGTTTTAACCAAAAGTTAAGTTTATACACAATACactactttaatttaaattatcctATTTTATATCTGTAACAATATTTCTCTTTAGTTAGTCAACCCCATTAACATAGTAAgcacatatatacatacaaacaCAGCACACACAGATGTTTGCAACTAATGAATAGTTAATGTAACCCACTTTCTCTTTGTGTCTCTTAAGATTTCGATTTTCGCTTCTAACTCAAGATCCACAGTTTTTGTTCCTCGGCCGAGTTTCTCAGAAAGTATTTGCTTGGTACACTGTATGTGTTGTATCGGCATTAACATATGTGGTATTTTATAAGGgttctggtctaaatcttgGGCGCCATGCCGTGCCACGCTACAGGACCTCACCCCCATTAAATAgaattctatatgggtaaggccTTACCGTGAGATTCAGGCAAGAGTTAGCCCATTATCTTAAAAATATACACCAACAACGTGTATTGCGAACGTGTGTGCACTGTATTGTAGATtacatttgtgtttaatatagcAGCTAGGCTGGTAATAGaattaatgttaaaactttaaaacaagagCATGTTATAATACTATACCCCAGTTAGCCCAACTATGTTGTACAGTCATTCAAATCAAAAGTTCCAATACAACACAACCATAAAACAGATTGCATAAGGGGCAAAATGTTAATTACAGTCTGTTATGTTGAATGAATAATTCATCTTTTCAAAATGCAGCAttcttatttttgttaaatgtcaAAGAACAACATCAGGTCAGATATATCTAAACATtctcaaattaaaaataataaaatacttctttaactttatacccagtaattaaaatttgaattttaaattgaacAGCACTTTTTGCAAGTGTTGTGGATAATTggaaaattatataacttcGGTATTGACTATATAAGAAACTGCTTAAAAATGGCAAACcatttatgaaaaatatagtatatatacctTAGAATATGTTACAAATTGCTCAAAACAgccatttataaaataccttGTAAGTCTTAACGCTCCATGTTTTAATCGTCTCTGCCTTAACAGCTGCAGCTTGTTGAACGTCCTGGAAAGTTAGATTTGATATTCTTGATGTTGTGTTGGCCGTATCCATGGTGTTACCAAACCCTGGAAATAGATGAGGTTCAGTTACATTTGAATCGATTCATTGATTTAAGGATGTTAACACTGCACGTCACTGATACTTAATTAAACTGAGCCACAGATCTGATTtagattaaatattaaagcacaaagaaacatattggatatataaacacattatgCATGATAAGGGTAATTATCATACTGATTTGCAAATACAAATAATGCTTCTTATTTATAACACTGATAACTGAACGGTTGCTTGCTAAGTTAGCATTGCTAACACTTAAGTCCCATGTAAAAGTGCAGTATAAAAAAGCTTTAGTAAGAATACAACTG
The Ciona intestinalis unplaced genomic scaffold, KH HT000071.1, whole genome shotgun sequence genome window above contains:
- the LOC100182817 gene encoding arfaptin-2-like isoform X1; the protein is MMQMNEKPRTWRKAGETRNGGQTFVVGSSSVGSRLAGDDPVGSRLASAGVTVNTQSTQDKNKSPVYNPHAPLGLSRSASKSMGFGNTMDTANTTSRISNLTFQDVQQAAAVKAETIKTWSVKTYKCTKQILSEKLGRGTKTVDLELEAKIEILRDTKRKYENLLALARALATHFSNIIQTQKVLGEAFAELSAKSQELQEEFRYNSETQHVLSKNGENLLAAVNFFISGVTTLCSKTMEDSLITVKRYEASRLEFDAYRSELEALNLAPRTEANIMKQAVAQGAFNSHKANYDKLRSDVDVKLQFLDENRVKVMQKQLLLFHNAISAYFAGNQQELESTLKQFNVKGSTPAIASQSWLEKE
- the LOC100182817 gene encoding arfaptin-2-like isoform X2; the encoded protein is MPSAILNESGQIRCGQTFVVGSSSVGSRLAGDDPVGSRLASAGVTVNTQSTQDKNKSPVYNPHAPLGLSRSASKSMGFGNTMDTANTTSRISNLTFQDVQQAAAVKAETIKTWSVKTYKCTKQILSEKLGRGTKTVDLELEAKIEILRDTKRKYENLLALARALATHFSNIIQTQKVLGEAFAELSAKSQELQEEFRYNSETQHVLSKNGENLLAAVNFFISGVTTLCSKTMEDSLITVKRYEASRLEFDAYRSELEALNLAPRTEANIMKQAVAQGAFNSHKANYDKLRSDVDVKLQFLDENRVKVMQKQLLLFHNAISAYFAGNQQELESTLKQFNVKGSTPAIASQSWLEKE
- the LOC100182817 gene encoding arfaptin-2-like isoform X3, which encodes MGFGNTMDTANTTSRISNLTFQDVQQAAAVKAETIKTWSVKTYKCTKQILSEKLGRGTKTVDLELEAKIEILRDTKRKYENLLALARALATHFSNIIQTQKVLGEAFAELSAKSQELQEEFRYNSETQHVLSKNGENLLAAVNFFISGVTTLCSKTMEDSLITVKRYEASRLEFDAYRSELEALNLAPRTEANIMKQAVAQGAFNSHKANYDKLRSDVDVKLQFLDENRVKVMQKQLLLFHNAISAYFAGNQQELESTLKQFNVKGSTPAIASQSWLEKE
- the LOC100185235 gene encoding uncharacterized protein LOC100185235 isoform X2 translates to MSVSCQIEKSKETHNNSWFRLNIVLKRRAFLSIVIFTLASYLCIFKVPVGNLVYGERKGPIDCTSRNYSRQGKTFGTQDSAPLKPQCENLLFNLTNGAWVMHKEYNQSVIQEIETTISLVRKSLSFPKVYWRKDGKCGAKVTLPGGKTASMCDHTSSKPCCSNKLSGVCSKADSMACFCPDCLDMRKYIHAEEAKWKPNDNRCRMIRYKPHEACAVLNANTIRRKFYFVGDSLIRNTFLGLMISLSGRTEDGAMKRCITKKSKNLCRGNLQFMLYDCLVETAQSTDDVSNTSLCNGGHRNFDVEFKPYLESKYSNEFYSLVKGLLHRNETYITVGIGVLDHCDVNKVINQFLNPALMLLKQEKAKWPKITWVLPLKAGVISPWKYWGLCNVEDGLNSFSARMRNFLDINEIKTFDFRKLTTFVHSYDGTHYGMGVNIMKAQIWLNYMATVL